A portion of the Bacillus sp. SM2101 genome contains these proteins:
- a CDS encoding GNAT family protein produces the protein MDGNFPIIETDRLILRKVTKNDANEMLAYLSDEEVVKHIGLTPFQSLSDVWDEIKWYDSIIEEGTGIRWGITLKGHNKVIGSCGFLNMKSKHFRAEVGFELSKDFWGKGIASEALGAVINYGFRHCQLERIEALIEPANLPSQKLVERQGFTREGLLRSYEYTCGKFDDLYMYSILKADIDRYESN, from the coding sequence ATGGATGGTAATTTTCCAATTATTGAAACAGATAGATTAATCTTAAGAAAAGTGACAAAAAATGATGCGAATGAAATGCTTGCATATCTTTCAGATGAAGAAGTTGTGAAACATATTGGTTTAACACCTTTCCAATCATTATCCGACGTTTGGGATGAGATTAAGTGGTATGATTCTATTATAGAAGAAGGCACAGGTATTAGGTGGGGAATTACTTTAAAAGGTCATAACAAGGTGATAGGAAGTTGTGGTTTTCTAAACATGAAATCTAAACATTTCAGAGCTGAAGTTGGATTTGAATTAAGTAAAGATTTTTGGGGGAAAGGTATAGCTAGTGAAGCGTTAGGGGCTGTTATTAATTATGGGTTTCGTCATTGTCAGTTAGAAAGAATTGAGGCTTTAATAGAACCTGCTAATCTTCCATCACAAAAACTAGTTGAACGGCAAGGGTTTACTAGAGAAGGGTTGCTTAGAAGTTATGAGTATACGTGTGGTAAATTTGATGATTTATATATGTACTCAATATTAAAAGCAGATATAGATCGATATGAAAGCAATTAA
- a CDS encoding VanW family protein — MKQPVQRSKLRTNVGKIYYISKRYLKWYFNDTYFANEKHNAKLPFIIYKHQTPLLRKLKNVDMWLQQNKVHNIHLAIKNINGIVLKPGETFSYWKLIGKPTKGKGYVNGMVLSHGSYKVGIGGGLCQLSNLIYWMTLHTPLTVIERHRHSYDVFPDSNRTQPFGSGATCYFNYIDLQIRNETTQNYQLHLYLTKDYLVGEWRAEKEPVHSYKIYEKDHFITMSTVGKYVRHNVLHRKVYNNNGDVCKDEYITENHAIMMYEPLLEQGKGIDD; from the coding sequence ATGAAACAACCCGTTCAGCGTTCAAAATTGAGAACAAACGTAGGAAAGATCTATTATATTTCTAAGCGTTATTTAAAATGGTATTTTAATGATACATATTTTGCAAATGAAAAACACAATGCTAAGCTTCCTTTTATCATATATAAACATCAAACACCACTGTTACGCAAGTTGAAAAATGTTGATATGTGGCTACAACAAAATAAAGTTCACAACATACATTTAGCAATAAAAAATATTAACGGCATTGTTTTAAAACCTGGTGAAACATTTTCATATTGGAAATTAATAGGGAAACCTACGAAGGGTAAAGGGTATGTTAATGGAATGGTTTTGTCTCATGGCTCGTATAAAGTAGGTATAGGTGGAGGGTTATGCCAATTGTCAAATTTAATCTACTGGATGACACTCCATACCCCATTAACTGTAATTGAGAGGCATCGTCATAGCTATGACGTTTTTCCAGACTCCAATAGGACACAACCATTCGGAAGTGGAGCTACTTGCTATTTTAATTATATAGACTTACAAATAAGAAATGAAACAACACAAAACTATCAACTTCATTTATATTTAACTAAAGATTATTTAGTTGGTGAGTGGCGTGCGGAAAAAGAGCCTGTACATTCCTATAAAATTTATGAAAAGGACCATTTCATTACAATGTCCACTGTTGGCAAATACGTCCGACACAATGTACTACATAGGAAAGTTTACAATAACAATGGTGATGTTTGTAAAGACGAATATATTACTGAAAACCACGCTATTATGATGTATGAGCCGTTATTAGAACAAGGGAAGGGCATAGATGATTAA
- a CDS encoding undecaprenyldiphospho-muramoylpentapeptide beta-N-acetylglucosaminyltransferase: MTNRILFTGGGSAGHVTVNLALIPYFIKEGWEIDYIGSINGIEKELTESIQEVNYHSISTGKLRRYFDWNNIKDPFKVVKGVFQAYTIIKRRKPNVVFSKGGFVSVPVIIGAKLNKVPIITHESDLTPGLANKLSLPFTTKVCTTFPETRDHLPTHKVEHVGAIVRKEIFEGNPVQGRVITGFTKNKPTLLVVGGSLGSRRINEVVRASLDKLLPQFQIVHICGKGQVDKLINDRSYKQFEYVKEELPDLLSMADIVISRAGSNVIFELLALKKPMLLIPLTKEASRGDQLLNAKSFEDQGFSKVLFEEKLSKESLQAAIKNVYKDRHQYIEKMERSNNDNSIERVINLIKENMKK, from the coding sequence ATGACTAATAGAATTTTGTTTACAGGAGGAGGATCAGCAGGGCATGTAACAGTAAACCTGGCACTGATTCCTTATTTTATAAAAGAAGGTTGGGAAATTGATTATATCGGTTCAATTAATGGGATTGAAAAAGAACTTACTGAGAGTATTCAGGAAGTAAATTATCATAGCATTTCAACAGGAAAGTTGCGTCGATACTTTGATTGGAATAATATTAAAGACCCTTTCAAAGTCGTAAAAGGAGTATTTCAAGCTTATACAATAATAAAAAGAAGGAAACCTAATGTCGTCTTTTCAAAAGGGGGGTTTGTTTCCGTACCTGTAATTATTGGTGCAAAATTGAACAAAGTACCTATAATCACTCATGAATCAGATTTAACACCAGGCTTAGCAAATAAACTTTCACTCCCCTTTACAACTAAGGTATGTACGACATTTCCAGAAACAAGGGATCATTTACCTACGCATAAGGTTGAACACGTTGGGGCGATTGTTCGTAAAGAAATATTTGAAGGTAATCCTGTCCAAGGAAGGGTAATCACGGGCTTTACGAAAAATAAACCTACGCTGTTAGTTGTAGGTGGAAGTCTTGGTTCTAGGCGAATTAATGAAGTTGTAAGAGCAAGTCTTGACAAGCTGTTACCACAATTTCAAATCGTGCATATTTGTGGGAAGGGACAAGTAGATAAGTTAATAAATGATCGTTCCTACAAGCAGTTTGAATATGTGAAAGAAGAATTACCTGATCTTTTATCGATGGCTGACATTGTTATATCAAGAGCAGGTTCAAATGTTATTTTTGAACTGTTAGCATTGAAAAAGCCAATGCTGCTTATTCCATTAACAAAAGAAGCAAGTCGTGGGGATCAATTATTAAATGCCAAATCATTTGAAGATCAAGGCTTTAGTAAAGTTCTTTTTGAAGAAAAACTTTCAAAAGAATCACTACAAGCTGCAATAAAAAATGTTTATAAAGATCGACATCAATATATAGAAAAGATGGAAAGATCAAATAATGATAACTCAATTGAAAGAGTTATCAATTTAATTAAAGAGAACATGAAGAAATAA
- the cspD gene encoding cold-shock protein CspD, translating into MAQGKVKWFNSEKGFGFIEVEGGDDVFVHFSAIQGDGFKTLEEGQEVSFDIEEGNRGPQASNVQKF; encoded by the coding sequence ATGGCACAAGGTAAAGTTAAGTGGTTTAATTCAGAAAAAGGTTTTGGATTTATCGAAGTTGAAGGCGGAGACGATGTATTCGTACACTTTTCTGCAATTCAAGGTGATGGATTCAAAACACTAGAAGAAGGTCAAGAAGTTTCTTTCGATATCGAAGAAGGTAACCGTGGCCCTCAAGCTTCAAACGTTCAAAAATTTTAA
- the bshB2 gene encoding bacillithiol biosynthesis deacetylase BshB2, giving the protein MERHVLVVLPHPDDEAFGVGGLIAQYSKKGIPVTYACATLGEMGRNMGSPPIANRETLRMLRKTELQEACSVLGIKDLRMLGFRDKTLEFEDEAKLVNSIKAVIDDVNPSLIITHYPDHGVHPDHDACGLATVKAAKKIKDDNRPRVLGHAISKNRFEVLGNPTFTADVNDVFDIKVNALKAHRTQTEGMIKRYNENKEKQEEFKKWFGTELFWDIDLDKF; this is encoded by the coding sequence ATGGAACGACATGTACTTGTAGTATTACCACATCCAGATGACGAAGCTTTTGGTGTAGGTGGGTTAATAGCACAATATTCTAAAAAAGGAATTCCTGTTACATATGCTTGCGCTACACTTGGAGAAATGGGTAGGAACATGGGGAGTCCGCCAATCGCAAATAGAGAGACCCTTAGAATGTTAAGAAAAACTGAACTACAAGAGGCTTGTTCTGTATTAGGAATTAAGGATTTGCGTATGTTAGGGTTTAGGGATAAAACGTTAGAATTCGAAGATGAAGCAAAACTAGTTAATAGTATAAAAGCTGTGATAGATGATGTGAACCCGTCATTGATCATTACCCACTATCCGGATCATGGTGTTCATCCTGACCATGATGCATGCGGTTTAGCTACAGTTAAAGCAGCAAAAAAAATAAAGGATGACAATAGACCGAGAGTATTAGGTCATGCAATATCAAAAAATCGTTTTGAGGTACTCGGTAACCCAACTTTCACTGCCGATGTAAATGACGTATTCGATATTAAAGTAAATGCTTTGAAGGCTCACCGTACACAAACAGAAGGTATGATTAAAAGGTATAATGAAAATAAAGAAAAACAAGAAGAGTTCAAAAAATGGTTCGGTACTGAATTGTTTTGGGACATAGACCTAGATAAATTTTAG
- a CDS encoding YojF family protein, translated as MKPIEKENVQEVLDKLLNEKLFVHLETTTGAYANHFDEKNMTVAAFIRNVPICFSQAKIKGPGPYRIGLKIEQGWVYAEGITDWEINDQSQVLLAGHDKEGRLAISLQLSKQPFNE; from the coding sequence GTGAAGCCAATTGAAAAGGAAAATGTCCAAGAGGTACTCGATAAACTCTTGAACGAAAAGTTATTCGTACATTTAGAAACAACTACTGGTGCCTATGCTAATCATTTCGATGAAAAAAATATGACAGTTGCCGCTTTTATAAGAAACGTGCCAATTTGTTTCTCACAAGCAAAAATTAAGGGCCCCGGACCGTATCGTATAGGACTAAAAATAGAACAAGGCTGGGTTTATGCAGAAGGAATTACTGATTGGGAGATTAATGACCAATCCCAAGTATTGCTTGCTGGGCATGATAAGGAAGGCCGTTTAGCCATATCATTACAGCTTAGTAAACAACCATTTAATGAGTAA
- a CDS encoding class I SAM-dependent methyltransferase — protein MKTFKYIDFLAEFGIGGAHPGGFLLSKEVLSELPIDQSSRVLEVGCGTGQTTAYIKKKYKCNMYALDNHPVMISKAKKRFAENNLQVHVQEADIRYMPFPNNFFDIVIAESVTCFTDISTSLQEYSRVLKDNGVLLAIEMTTDKLLLQHEVKEIKSMYDISEILTKKQWITKLTQTGFATVDVLKTSTVNNSLFRQEQPEFNFSANIDPELFKLWANHNDMTQKYRHILGYGVFIAKKEAIKEEKVQG, from the coding sequence ATGAAAACTTTTAAATACATTGATTTTCTTGCAGAATTTGGTATTGGCGGAGCTCACCCAGGTGGATTTCTTTTGTCAAAAGAGGTATTATCTGAATTGCCGATTGATCAATCTAGTCGTGTGTTAGAAGTTGGATGTGGAACAGGTCAAACGACAGCTTACATTAAAAAGAAATACAAATGTAATATGTATGCACTTGATAACCATCCTGTTATGATATCAAAAGCAAAGAAGAGATTTGCTGAAAATAACTTACAAGTACACGTTCAAGAGGCTGATATTAGATACATGCCGTTTCCTAATAACTTTTTTGATATCGTAATAGCTGAATCTGTTACGTGTTTTACTGATATTTCAACATCCTTACAAGAATATAGCCGTGTATTGAAGGATAATGGTGTATTATTAGCCATTGAAATGACGACAGATAAGCTATTATTACAGCATGAAGTTAAAGAAATAAAGAGCATGTATGATATATCAGAAATATTAACAAAGAAACAATGGATAACAAAATTAACACAAACTGGTTTTGCCACAGTAGATGTGTTAAAAACATCAACTGTAAACAATTCTTTATTTAGGCAAGAGCAACCAGAATTCAATTTTTCAGCGAACATAGACCCTGAGTTATTTAAATTATGGGCAAATCATAATGATATGACCCAAAAATATCGACATATTTTAGGTTATGGCGTTTTTATAGCTAAGAAGGAAGCTATAAAAGAAGAGAAAGTACAAGGTTAG
- a CDS encoding glycerophosphodiester phosphodiesterase family protein, which produces MLFIAHRGASGYAPENTFAAFDKAVALEADYIEIDVQMTRDQELVVIHDITVDRTTNGTGNVKDYSLRSIKQLKAGNWFHADFKKEKVPTLGEVLDQYSDKIGIIIELCNPFLYPKIEQKLAAELKKRNLEQQNSNIIIQSFYPSTLKKLHKLLPNVKKALLLHFLFHDFSKQTLESYRSFIHYMNAYWTILNSSTINHLHYYNFEIFAWTINDMNTMNELAKLKIRGVVTDFPDFKTRFQV; this is translated from the coding sequence ATGTTATTTATAGCGCACCGAGGTGCTTCTGGATATGCACCTGAGAATACATTTGCAGCATTTGACAAAGCAGTTGCCTTAGAGGCTGACTACATTGAAATAGATGTACAAATGACAAGGGATCAAGAGCTTGTCGTCATACATGATATTACAGTAGACCGTACAACTAATGGAACCGGGAATGTGAAAGACTATTCTCTTAGGTCTATTAAACAATTAAAAGCGGGAAACTGGTTTCATGCAGATTTCAAAAAAGAAAAAGTTCCTACTTTAGGAGAGGTGCTCGATCAATATTCTGACAAAATAGGGATTATCATTGAATTGTGCAACCCCTTTCTATATCCAAAGATCGAACAAAAACTAGCTGCAGAGCTCAAAAAGCGGAACCTTGAACAACAAAATTCCAACATAATTATTCAATCGTTTTATCCTTCTACGCTAAAGAAACTTCATAAACTCTTACCAAATGTAAAAAAAGCATTGTTATTACATTTTTTATTTCACGATTTTTCCAAACAAACACTTGAAAGTTACCGCTCTTTTATTCATTATATGAATGCTTACTGGACCATCTTAAATAGCTCTACGATAAATCATCTCCATTACTATAATTTTGAAATCTTTGCCTGGACAATAAACGACATGAATACGATGAACGAGCTTGCTAAATTAAAAATTAGAGGGGTTGTCACAGATTTCCCAGACTTTAAAACAAGATTTCAAGTTTAA
- a CDS encoding Hsp20/alpha crystallin family protein, whose protein sequence is MANEKKSQPNKSPMKIMNEFFQERPRRSAFSAIDDYFLLAAPENSFPVDVFETEKHFVIQAELPGVPREDIIIDRLSNELRIKVKRELKNNRTNNNPFSRPQRPPKNEKSISLPEYVLPHKLTATHRNGILEVLIPKKKRKKIDID, encoded by the coding sequence TTGGCGAATGAAAAGAAAAGTCAACCAAACAAAAGCCCAATGAAAATAATGAATGAATTTTTTCAGGAACGGCCGCGAAGATCTGCTTTTTCAGCAATAGATGATTACTTTTTACTAGCTGCCCCTGAAAACTCTTTCCCTGTAGATGTCTTTGAAACAGAAAAACACTTTGTAATACAAGCTGAACTACCAGGTGTACCGCGTGAGGATATTATTATTGACAGATTAAGTAATGAATTACGAATCAAGGTAAAGCGAGAACTCAAAAATAACAGAACTAACAACAATCCGTTTTCCAGACCCCAAAGACCACCTAAGAATGAAAAGTCTATTTCACTTCCTGAATATGTTTTACCACATAAATTAACGGCTACTCATCGAAATGGTATATTGGAAGTACTAATCCCTAAGAAAAAAAGGAAAAAAATCGACATAGACTAA
- a CDS encoding YqfQ family protein — protein sequence MFPFQRPTPPPIANQAPIRPGLFRPPTGGANMIGGAANQMQQAAARPGILGRLLGGGGVNPGNVAGTVPNQMFGGLGGAQQLGGMLPNATGGAAAGTQQAAQTGGLLSRFLGGGGATGGSNIMGMLGNVQKVLNMTQQTIPMVQQYGPLVRNIPSMVKMMRSLNDDSEDEDDTESESENTDITEEEEEEQDNNSNKTSQSKKKTGDQNKKNVKKKTSNEGTKSTPKKKTSDSNKTTTKRKTSGNSQGKNREAQSRKAQNTEGQSVPKLYI from the coding sequence ATGTTTCCATTTCAAAGGCCGACACCTCCACCAATAGCAAACCAAGCGCCAATACGACCCGGATTGTTTCGACCCCCTACAGGAGGAGCAAATATGATTGGGGGAGCTGCCAATCAAATGCAACAAGCAGCAGCTAGACCAGGAATTCTTGGTAGATTACTAGGGGGTGGAGGAGTTAATCCAGGAAATGTTGCTGGTACTGTACCAAACCAAATGTTTGGAGGCTTAGGGGGCGCTCAGCAATTAGGTGGAATGTTACCTAATGCTACTGGCGGGGCAGCAGCTGGGACACAACAGGCAGCACAAACTGGGGGGCTTTTATCAAGATTTCTTGGTGGCGGCGGGGCTACTGGTGGCTCAAACATCATGGGAATGTTAGGTAATGTTCAAAAAGTGTTAAATATGACACAACAAACAATTCCTATGGTGCAACAATATGGACCCTTGGTTAGAAACATTCCATCAATGGTTAAGATGATGAGATCACTCAATGATGATAGTGAAGACGAAGATGACACAGAATCAGAGTCAGAAAATACAGATATAACAGAAGAGGAAGAAGAAGAGCAGGATAATAATAGTAATAAAACGAGCCAATCAAAAAAGAAAACGGGCGATCAAAATAAAAAAAATGTAAAGAAAAAAACATCGAATGAGGGGACTAAAAGTACTCCAAAGAAGAAAACATCTGACAGTAATAAAACAACAACAAAAAGAAAAACAAGTGGAAATTCCCAAGGGAAAAATCGAGAAGCACAAAGTCGCAAAGCGCAAAATACAGAGGGACAGTCTGTTCCGAAGTTATATATATAA
- a CDS encoding polysaccharide deacetylase family protein — MSLNIGSDKPIASNNKVVAAEQSNKTESTTDIVEDEIIDNDNNTIAEHTDNDENQQQNLTVDVSDENENIHQQEDGNVDETTVEQEEIDESEQTQPTNSSIATGLEVGNEINKEQLEHEKKVAYLTIDDGPYGSSKDILDILEEYNAKATFFMVEPKMREYPELVREMVRKGHGVGLHSVTHDKHQFYASRQSLLNELSVSNETLKEITGETTPLIRTPYGSAPYMTDEYKAAVTNNGYIMWDWNVDSKDWKYRDERYVHDTIAQIEKLSEQDHAPVILLHDKTTTVNHLRELLEYLTENHYELLKLDASLQPVQF, encoded by the coding sequence ATGAGTTTAAACATTGGCAGTGATAAGCCAATTGCTTCAAATAATAAAGTAGTTGCAGCAGAACAAAGTAACAAAACTGAATCTACAACAGATATTGTAGAGGATGAAATAATTGATAATGACAATAATACAATTGCCGAACATACAGACAATGACGAAAATCAGCAACAAAATCTCACTGTGGATGTTTCAGACGAAAACGAAAATATTCATCAGCAGGAAGATGGAAATGTTGATGAAACAACTGTAGAACAAGAAGAAATTGATGAGTCTGAACAAACACAACCAACGAATAGCTCTATCGCAACTGGCTTAGAAGTTGGAAATGAAATAAATAAAGAACAATTAGAGCATGAAAAAAAAGTCGCATATTTAACTATTGACGATGGACCTTACGGTAGCTCAAAAGATATATTAGATATTTTAGAAGAATATAATGCTAAAGCTACTTTCTTTATGGTAGAACCAAAAATGAGAGAGTATCCTGAACTCGTTCGAGAAATGGTTAGAAAAGGACATGGTGTAGGCTTACATTCTGTCACACATGATAAACATCAATTTTATGCATCTCGTCAATCATTACTTAATGAACTGTCTGTTTCGAATGAAACATTAAAAGAGATTACTGGAGAAACCACACCATTAATAAGGACGCCTTATGGTAGTGCTCCTTATATGACGGACGAATATAAAGCTGCAGTTACTAATAATGGATATATAATGTGGGATTGGAATGTCGATAGTAAAGATTGGAAATACAGAGATGAAAGGTATGTACATGATACAATTGCGCAAATAGAGAAATTAAGCGAACAAGATCATGCTCCTGTCATCTTATTACATGACAAAACTACCACTGTTAACCATTTACGTGAATTATTAGAGTACTTAACAGAAAATCATTATGAGTTACTTAAGCTTGATGCATCATTACAACCTGTTCAATTTTAA
- a CDS encoding YjcZ family sporulation protein: MAAAGFASGFALIVVLFILLIIVGTAFIRY; this comes from the coding sequence GTGGCTGCAGCAGGATTTGCAAGTGGATTTGCGTTAATCGTTGTATTGTTTATTTTATTAATTATAGTTGGTACAGCCTTTATTAGATATTAA
- a CDS encoding MFS transporter, giving the protein MLSTTVNSRPIVQLSLQTISLIASFMVWVILSSLMPFISQDLTLSTSQIALITSAPVISGSLLRIPIGFLTSKHGASNLFIANFIILLIPVYLVSISTSFIHLFILGLILGISGATFSIGVTSLPKYFNKAKHGLVNGIFGLGNIGTAFTSFLAPIIANELGWRLTIQFYLFLIAFMVIVNFILGDKKEKTVNEKFVNPLKYLKQNQAVSMLSLFYFLTFGTFVTFTVLLPTMLVSNFNIPMVESGFIPAIFIIIATLIRPIGGLLADKFNPYVILIQVFVVIGIVSIVIALTNEYAIFVIAIMTISFCSGIGNGVVFKLVPLLVKTQTGTANGIVAATGSLGGFFPPLIIAYIVNLTNSYSVGFAFFTILSIVCLTLTVSANKRFKVSILNEKAAVR; this is encoded by the coding sequence ATGCTTTCAACTACAGTGAATAGTAGACCAATAGTGCAGTTATCATTACAAACCATTAGTTTAATTGCTAGTTTTATGGTGTGGGTAATATTATCGTCGTTAATGCCATTTATTTCACAGGATTTAACTTTATCCACATCTCAAATTGCTCTAATTACGTCAGCACCTGTTATATCAGGATCACTACTGCGAATTCCTATTGGGTTTCTTACAAGTAAGCACGGTGCTAGCAACTTATTTATAGCAAACTTTATAATCTTGCTTATTCCAGTATATTTAGTAAGCATTTCGACATCATTTATTCACTTATTTATTCTCGGTTTAATTCTTGGTATTAGTGGCGCCACATTTTCAATTGGTGTTACTTCATTACCTAAATATTTTAATAAAGCAAAACATGGATTAGTAAATGGTATTTTTGGATTAGGTAATATAGGGACTGCATTTACATCTTTCCTTGCCCCAATTATTGCAAATGAATTAGGATGGAGATTAACTATTCAATTTTACTTATTTTTAATTGCTTTTATGGTCATTGTCAACTTTATATTAGGGGATAAGAAAGAAAAAACTGTAAATGAGAAATTTGTAAACCCGCTAAAATATTTAAAACAAAATCAAGCAGTTTCAATGCTATCTCTTTTTTATTTCCTAACATTCGGAACGTTTGTAACGTTTACTGTGTTATTACCAACAATGCTTGTATCTAATTTTAATATACCTATGGTGGAATCTGGGTTTATTCCAGCAATATTTATTATCATTGCTACATTAATTCGACCGATAGGCGGGTTGCTTGCAGATAAATTCAACCCTTACGTGATTCTTATTCAAGTCTTTGTTGTTATAGGGATAGTAAGTATAGTCATAGCGTTAACAAATGAGTATGCTATATTCGTTATTGCAATTATGACCATTTCCTTCTGCTCAGGAATTGGGAATGGCGTTGTCTTTAAGCTTGTACCGTTATTAGTAAAAACACAAACAGGTACAGCGAATGGTATTGTAGCAGCTACGGGTAGCTTAGGGGGATTTTTTCCACCTCTTATCATTGCTTATATAGTGAACTTGACTAATAGCTACTCTGTTGGTTTCGCTTTTTTTACAATCCTTTCTATAGTTTGTCTTACGTTAACGGTTTCAGCGAACAAGAGATTTAAGGTGTCAATACTAAATGAAAAAGCGGCTGTTAGGTAG
- a CDS encoding M50 family metallopeptidase, giving the protein MDGYIQFAVIFLLFITLILPFTTFIHELGHALPALLISKDPVEIRLGKSDKGTGITFGRLTIKIQPLSGWLGFAFFHIPKHKSMSVHHALVLLSGPLFSFMLSLFCYVLYTFLDFNSISSFLIKSIMHASLGQFILTIFPIKYPSFLWGYGGMPSDGYRVLKLLMNRG; this is encoded by the coding sequence ATGGATGGTTATATACAATTTGCAGTTATTTTCTTATTATTTATCACGCTTATACTTCCGTTTACAACATTCATTCATGAACTTGGTCATGCACTTCCAGCTTTATTAATAAGTAAGGATCCTGTAGAAATAAGATTAGGGAAATCCGATAAAGGTACTGGGATTACTTTTGGTAGACTAACAATTAAAATTCAGCCATTAAGTGGTTGGCTTGGATTTGCTTTTTTTCATATTCCAAAACATAAAAGTATGAGTGTTCACCATGCTTTAGTCTTATTATCGGGTCCATTATTCTCATTTATGTTAAGCTTATTTTGTTATGTGTTATATACATTTCTAGACTTTAATTCGATAAGTAGTTTTCTTATTAAATCCATTATGCATGCATCTCTCGGACAATTCATTTTAACAATCTTCCCAATAAAATATCCATCATTTTTATGGGGATACGGAGGTATGCCCAGTGATGGATACAGAGTATTGAAACTATTAATGAATCGTGGATAA
- a CDS encoding alpha/beta hydrolase, translating into MIKSKTSRFRDEQGNLVDDSIASLEKMMIGGVNQYVLMRGKSKNAPILLFLHGGPGSAQIGFAPKLQKKLEESFVVVNWDQRGSGKSYSADISRETMNIKQFTTDVYELIITLLSRFNQEKVYLVGHSWGSFLGIITAYKYPELIHAYIGVGQIVNMERGENVSYQFTLDKAKETNNIKAITQLENIGEPPFENLMKLRIQRKWLEKFGGTVHKSTFPKLALKSFTLREYTMLDWVRTIKDGILFSLDNLWEELLEVDMYNLALKFEIPMYFCVGRYDYQTPHELVQEYYHSIEAPTKELVWFENSAHSPNFEEPNKFYDVCLSAVQ; encoded by the coding sequence ATGATTAAAAGTAAAACATCAAGATTTAGAGATGAACAGGGAAATTTGGTGGACGATAGTATTGCTTCATTGGAAAAAATGATGATCGGTGGGGTGAATCAGTATGTTCTCATGAGAGGGAAAAGTAAAAATGCTCCAATATTACTGTTCTTACATGGGGGTCCAGGTTCAGCTCAAATAGGATTCGCACCAAAGTTACAAAAAAAGCTTGAGGAAAGCTTTGTTGTAGTGAATTGGGATCAAAGAGGATCTGGTAAATCATATTCAGCTGATATTAGTAGGGAAACAATGAATATTAAGCAATTCACTACAGATGTTTATGAATTGATTATTACTCTTTTGAGTCGTTTCAATCAAGAAAAAGTATACTTAGTCGGACATTCTTGGGGAAGTTTTTTAGGTATCATAACAGCTTATAAGTATCCCGAACTTATACATGCATACATTGGGGTAGGTCAGATAGTTAACATGGAGCGAGGTGAGAATGTTTCTTACCAATTTACACTTGATAAAGCAAAAGAAACAAATAACATAAAAGCAATTACACAATTAGAAAACATAGGTGAGCCACCATTTGAAAATTTAATGAAACTTCGTATACAAAGAAAGTGGTTAGAAAAATTTGGAGGAACAGTGCATAAAAGCACATTTCCAAAATTAGCGCTAAAGTCGTTTACATTACGGGAATATACAATGCTAGATTGGGTTAGGACTATTAAAGATGGTATTCTATTTTCCTTGGATAATCTATGGGAAGAGTTACTGGAAGTAGATATGTATAATCTTGCATTAAAGTTTGAAATTCCTATGTATTTCTGCGTTGGGCGTTACGATTATCAAACTCCGCACGAACTTGTTCAAGAATATTATCATTCGATTGAGGCACCAACAAAAGAGCTAGTTTGGTTTGAAAACTCTGCTCATTCTCCTAATTTTGAAGAGCCTAACAAGTTCTATGATGTATGCTTATCAGCAGTTCAATAG